In a genomic window of uncultured Flavobacterium sp.:
- a CDS encoding porin family protein, whose product MKKIIFLLFTITLITFTTTAQESKIKFGVQGGLTYSTFRGYHSFTNEKPGLSYLFGISFQYKLNESLSLKADLNYDRKTQFTKGTSSSWYTPDNPMPPADAIYNFKSVTYLNYITLPIMLKFSFTHNKSFYINGGPYLGYLIKSGMTFESSRKQTPDEDLENTKYRKSLDFGISAGFGKEFKLNDKHSIYVELRENLGLTDIANPDMPTDESMKTNSFNLITGFTF is encoded by the coding sequence ATGAAAAAAATTATTTTCTTATTATTTACAATTACTTTAATCACATTCACAACAACCGCACAAGAATCAAAAATTAAATTTGGAGTACAAGGAGGTTTAACTTATTCAACCTTTAGAGGTTATCACTCTTTCACAAATGAAAAACCGGGTTTATCTTATTTATTTGGAATTTCATTTCAATATAAATTAAATGAAAGTCTGTCTTTAAAAGCTGATTTAAATTATGACAGAAAAACACAGTTTACAAAAGGAACATCGTCAAGTTGGTATACTCCGGATAACCCAATGCCACCAGCAGATGCTATTTATAATTTTAAGTCTGTTACATATCTAAATTACATTACACTTCCAATAATGCTAAAATTCAGTTTTACCCATAATAAGAGTTTCTATATAAATGGTGGACCTTATTTGGGTTATTTAATTAAGTCCGGAATGACGTTTGAATCTTCCAGAAAACAAACTCCAGATGAAGATCTGGAGAATACAAAATACAGAAAGTCATTAGATTTTGGAATTTCAGCAGGTTTTGGAAAAGAATTTAAATTAAATGATAAACATTCTATCTATGTTGAATTACGCGAAAATTTAGGCTTAACAGATATTGCGAATCCTGATATGCCAACTGACGAATCAATGAAAACAAATTCTTTTAATTTAATTACCGGATTTACGTTTTAA
- a CDS encoding DUF1801 domain-containing protein, with amino-acid sequence MDIKKPENIDEYIGAFPNDVQEILEKVRMTIQKAAPNAKEKISYSMPAFEQNGIVVYFAAFKNHIGLYALPSGHEAFAAELSKYKSGKGSVQFPLNQPMPFDLITKIVKFRVKQNLEKAKNK; translated from the coding sequence ATGGACATTAAGAAACCTGAGAATATCGACGAATACATTGGCGCATTCCCAAATGATGTTCAGGAAATTTTGGAGAAAGTGAGAATGACAATCCAAAAAGCGGCTCCGAATGCCAAAGAAAAAATCAGTTATTCGATGCCGGCTTTTGAGCAAAACGGAATTGTGGTTTATTTCGCCGCCTTCAAAAATCATATTGGCTTGTATGCTTTACCAAGCGGACACGAAGCTTTTGCAGCAGAACTTTCGAAATATAAATCAGGAAAAGGCTCTGTACAATTTCCTTTAAATCAACCAATGCCTTTTGACTTAATTACCAAAATTGTAAAATTCAGAGTAAAGCAAAATCTAGAAAAAGCAAAAAATAAATAA
- a CDS encoding TlpA disulfide reductase family protein — translation MKQLQIFILLLSLFTSPFIIAQNEPLIEKELAELHKPTRKIQDSISKLIKDYNLKIELETDSTKRNLLTLRLDTLWNAKDQNDINQLKLDFDFAKKHPNSLKALQIMKINVGRFTGMNFYDTFVEVFQNFSPEVKNSEEGKEMSKRLKYFKQSKVGSIAPAFTLKDINGQTVSLSDFKEKKYVLIDFWASWCAPCLEELPYIKELYKKYNQQGFEIISVTEDEKADLWKNAIAKEKIESWKHLSATENKTTIVNDYFVFGIPHKVLIDKNGVIIGKWKGGGENNKHDLQQLLKSVFEAE, via the coding sequence ATGAAACAATTACAAATCTTTATTTTACTTCTTTCGCTTTTTACAAGTCCTTTTATTATCGCTCAAAATGAACCTTTAATCGAAAAAGAACTTGCAGAATTGCACAAACCAACCCGAAAAATTCAAGATTCTATTTCGAAATTAATTAAAGATTACAATCTTAAAATAGAACTTGAAACAGATTCTACTAAACGAAATCTGCTTACACTTCGTTTAGACACACTTTGGAATGCGAAAGATCAAAACGATATAAACCAATTAAAACTTGACTTTGATTTTGCCAAAAAACATCCAAATTCATTAAAGGCTTTGCAAATAATGAAAATAAATGTTGGTCGTTTTACAGGAATGAATTTCTATGACACTTTCGTGGAAGTTTTCCAAAATTTTTCTCCAGAAGTAAAGAATTCCGAAGAAGGCAAAGAAATGTCAAAACGACTAAAGTACTTCAAACAAAGCAAAGTTGGCAGTATTGCTCCCGCATTTACATTAAAAGATATTAACGGTCAAACCGTTTCGCTAAGTGATTTTAAAGAGAAGAAATACGTACTAATAGACTTTTGGGCAAGTTGGTGTGCTCCATGTCTTGAAGAACTGCCTTATATCAAAGAATTGTACAAAAAATACAACCAACAAGGATTTGAAATCATTAGCGTTACTGAAGATGAAAAAGCCGATCTTTGGAAAAACGCTATTGCGAAAGAAAAAATCGAATCCTGGAAACATCTTTCTGCTACTGAAAACAAAACTACAATTGTCAATGATTACTTTGTTTTCGGAATTCCGCATAAAGTTTTAATTGACAAAAACGGAGTCATTATTGGAAAATGGAAAGGTGGCGGCGAGAATAATAAACATGATTTACAACAGCTTTTGAAATCTGTTTTTGAAGCTGAATAA
- a CDS encoding mutarotase — MNLQEHYNELYKKSSEAILAGNYKLDSQINDKSDLRFGITLLIRPSETIKANILFFLNELKAIDPLQYYYPDSDIHITVMSIISCYEGFSLNKITIADYVEIIKKSLIDVNEIKIKFQGITASPSALMIQGFPTDESLNNLRDKLRKNFKQSTLQQSIDSRYAISTAHSTVLRFQEKLQNPKQLIDVAEKFRDFDFGEFKVENIELVYNDWYQREENTIHLEDFNL, encoded by the coding sequence ATGAATTTACAAGAACATTATAACGAACTCTACAAAAAATCTTCTGAAGCTATTTTAGCAGGTAATTACAAACTGGATTCTCAAATTAATGACAAATCTGATTTGCGTTTTGGGATTACTTTATTAATCAGACCAAGCGAAACTATTAAGGCTAATATTCTGTTCTTTTTAAACGAATTAAAAGCGATTGATCCTTTACAATATTATTATCCGGATTCTGATATTCATATTACTGTAATGTCGATTATTTCGTGTTATGAAGGTTTTAGTTTAAACAAAATTACAATTGCAGATTACGTTGAAATTATCAAAAAAAGTCTGATTGATGTAAACGAAATTAAAATTAAATTTCAAGGCATTACAGCTTCACCTTCTGCTTTGATGATTCAAGGTTTTCCAACGGATGAATCTCTTAATAACTTACGGGATAAACTACGCAAGAATTTTAAACAATCAACTTTACAACAAAGTATTGATAGCCGATATGCCATTTCAACGGCGCATTCTACAGTTTTAAGATTTCAGGAAAAGCTTCAAAATCCAAAACAATTAATAGACGTTGCAGAGAAATTTCGTGATTTTGATTTCGGAGAATTTAAAGTCGAAAATATCGAATTAGTTTATAATGATTGGTATCAAAGAGAAGAAAACACAATACATTTAGAAGATTTTAATCTCTAG
- a CDS encoding glyoxalase, which yields MKHKAVSIRPFIGAKDFEISRSFYQDLGFEEGVLDPKFSVFKTGELAFYLQDYYDKSWIENTMIFLEVEDVDYYYNELLKLNLTEKYGVKLTPTKHFDWGSECFLHDPSGVLWHFGNFSGKEYNK from the coding sequence ATGAAACACAAAGCAGTATCAATCCGCCCATTTATTGGAGCCAAAGATTTTGAAATCTCCAGAAGTTTCTATCAGGATTTAGGTTTTGAAGAAGGCGTTTTAGATCCAAAGTTTTCTGTTTTTAAAACAGGGGAATTAGCCTTTTATCTTCAGGATTATTATGATAAAAGCTGGATCGAAAACACAATGATTTTTCTCGAAGTTGAAGATGTTGATTATTATTACAACGAACTTTTGAAACTCAATCTGACGGAGAAATACGGCGTAAAATTAACTCCAACGAAACATTTTGATTGGGGAAGTGAATGTTTTTTACACGATCCATCTGGAGTTTTGTGGCATTTTGGGAATTTTTCTGGTAAAGAGTATAACAAATAG
- a CDS encoding DUF2625 domain-containing protein yields the protein MKLRFSLIALLFLTLTITAQNKMKSAEELIDKKDPAWATVQEWIKTAKNKVEVLPVDASKAKETLYNTQVTTRSSLGAVIFMTGGILVDDGWIRILGSGNSKFNRTLSDWNKGKTFKEFGETPSFTLIADDAIGGFYLLNGGGLGTDLGKVYYFSPDNLEYEPLDITYSEFLGFCFSNDLDKFYEGNRWNGWRQEVSKLKGDEVFNFYPFLWTAEGSDINKNSRKIIPVQEQYSLNIDLRKQLGFGQ from the coding sequence ATGAAACTGAGGTTTTCCCTGATTGCATTGCTGTTTTTGACTCTTACAATAACAGCTCAAAACAAAATGAAAAGCGCTGAAGAACTTATAGATAAAAAAGATCCAGCTTGGGCGACTGTTCAAGAATGGATTAAAACGGCAAAAAACAAAGTTGAGGTTTTACCCGTTGACGCTTCAAAAGCCAAAGAAACATTATATAATACTCAAGTTACTACGCGTTCATCATTAGGAGCGGTTATTTTTATGACTGGCGGAATTTTGGTTGATGATGGCTGGATTAGAATTCTGGGTTCGGGAAATTCAAAATTTAATCGCACACTTTCAGATTGGAATAAAGGAAAAACATTTAAAGAGTTTGGCGAAACACCTTCTTTTACATTAATTGCTGATGATGCAATTGGCGGTTTTTACCTTTTAAATGGCGGCGGATTAGGAACTGATTTGGGGAAGGTTTATTATTTTTCTCCGGACAATCTCGAATATGAACCACTTGATATTACGTATTCTGAATTTTTAGGATTTTGTTTTAGCAATGATTTGGATAAATTCTATGAAGGCAACAGATGGAATGGCTGGCGACAAGAAGTTTCGAAATTAAAAGGTGATGAGGTTTTTAATTTTTATCCTTTTCTATGGACAGCCGAAGGAAGCGATATCAATAAAAACTCAAGAAAAATAATTCCGGTTCAGGAACAATATAGTTTAAATATTGATTTAAGAAAACAACTTGGTTTTGGTCAATAG
- a CDS encoding cation:proton antiporter, which produces MIEFFKHFIHEFELPLSNPVLIFSLILFIILLSPILLKKINIPGIIGLIISGVIIGPHGLNILAKNSAVDLFSTIGLLYIMFIAGLELDMNEFKANRNKSLLFGFFTFIFPLSIGFPVCFYLLNYDFNASFLTASMFATHTLVAYPIVSKLGIAKNQAVAITVGGTILTDTAVLIILAIIMGSSQGNLNQAFWIKLTVSLAIFSAIMFFVIPRIAKWFFKKLESEKHAHYIFVLSVVFFAAFLAEVAGVEPIIGAFVAGLALNPLIPHSSALMNRIEFIGNALFIPFFLISVGMLVDISVILSGPTALIVAGTLSVVAIFGKWIAAFFTQIVFKYTKTERQLIFGLSSAHAAATLAVILVGFKAKILDENILNGTIILILITCIVASFATEKAAKKIAICEEEVSHEEANSDQILDEHILIPLAKTSATASLLDFALLIKDKKSANPVTLLTIVPNNDQAEKNILKYRKAVDKFVIQGSASEVKINTIARIDHNPASGIARTSKEIMSDIVIVGWPRKTGFLDKIFGENVDSIINNVDKSLFICRFQKTFIEEKRLVFICPPFSERGVGFHLLLQKICRLSQELSIPIVIYAEYKTHQAIQQVATKLKLNAKLGFKSILDWDNFESISDEIKPTDLIVFNLSRKGSVSYHSIFDKLPQKFERSFSDNNLILVYAQDDRKETSMDAYEDFTATPLTKGLEAIEQIGRGLGNILKKS; this is translated from the coding sequence ATGATAGAATTTTTCAAGCATTTCATACACGAATTCGAATTACCACTTAGTAACCCAGTATTGATTTTTTCGTTAATACTTTTTATTATACTCTTGTCCCCAATTTTACTTAAAAAAATTAATATCCCGGGAATTATCGGGCTTATTATTTCTGGTGTAATCATTGGACCTCACGGATTAAATATTCTGGCAAAAAATTCTGCCGTTGATTTATTTTCGACAATTGGACTTCTCTATATTATGTTTATTGCCGGACTTGAACTTGATATGAATGAGTTTAAAGCCAATCGAAATAAGAGTTTATTATTCGGATTTTTCACTTTCATTTTCCCGCTTTCGATAGGATTTCCGGTTTGTTTTTATTTACTGAACTACGATTTTAACGCTAGTTTTTTGACCGCAAGTATGTTCGCAACGCATACTTTGGTAGCGTATCCAATTGTGAGTAAACTAGGAATTGCAAAAAATCAGGCAGTTGCCATAACCGTTGGAGGAACGATTTTAACGGATACTGCCGTTTTGATTATTTTGGCCATTATTATGGGAAGTAGTCAGGGAAATCTGAATCAGGCATTTTGGATAAAACTAACCGTTTCATTGGCGATATTCTCGGCAATTATGTTTTTTGTTATTCCGAGGATTGCAAAATGGTTCTTTAAGAAATTAGAAAGTGAGAAACACGCCCATTATATATTTGTACTTTCTGTAGTTTTCTTCGCCGCGTTTTTGGCAGAAGTAGCAGGAGTAGAGCCAATTATTGGAGCCTTTGTTGCCGGTTTGGCATTAAATCCATTAATTCCGCATTCATCAGCATTGATGAATAGAATTGAGTTTATAGGAAACGCATTATTCATTCCGTTTTTCCTGATTTCTGTGGGAATGTTAGTCGATATAAGTGTGATTCTTAGCGGTCCAACAGCGTTAATTGTTGCCGGAACTTTGAGTGTTGTCGCTATTTTTGGAAAATGGATCGCAGCATTTTTTACCCAAATTGTTTTTAAATATACAAAGACAGAAAGACAACTTATTTTCGGATTAAGCAGTGCGCACGCGGCTGCAACATTGGCGGTTATTTTAGTTGGATTTAAAGCGAAAATTCTGGATGAAAACATCTTAAACGGAACTATTATTTTAATTCTGATTACTTGTATTGTAGCTTCTTTTGCAACTGAAAAAGCGGCTAAAAAGATTGCCATTTGCGAAGAAGAAGTTTCGCATGAAGAAGCAAATAGTGATCAAATTTTAGACGAACATATTTTAATTCCGTTAGCAAAAACTTCGGCTACAGCCAGTTTATTAGATTTTGCCCTTTTGATAAAAGATAAAAAATCAGCCAATCCGGTTACTTTATTAACGATTGTTCCTAATAATGATCAGGCGGAAAAAAATATATTAAAGTATCGAAAAGCCGTTGATAAATTTGTAATTCAAGGATCAGCTTCAGAAGTAAAAATTAATACGATTGCCAGAATTGACCACAATCCTGCAAGCGGAATTGCGAGAACTTCAAAAGAGATTATGTCTGATATTGTGATTGTAGGCTGGCCAAGAAAAACAGGTTTCCTGGATAAAATTTTTGGTGAAAATGTAGATTCAATTATCAATAATGTAGACAAAAGTTTATTTATCTGTAGGTTTCAAAAAACATTTATCGAAGAGAAAAGATTGGTTTTCATTTGTCCTCCTTTTTCAGAAAGAGGCGTTGGATTCCATCTTTTGTTACAGAAAATCTGCCGATTATCGCAAGAATTAAGTATTCCGATTGTGATTTACGCTGAGTATAAAACACATCAAGCGATTCAACAAGTTGCTACTAAATTGAAGTTGAATGCGAAGTTAGGCTTTAAAAGTATTTTGGATTGGGATAATTTTGAATCAATTTCAGATGAAATAAAACCAACAGATTTAATTGTTTTCAATTTATCCAGAAAAGGTTCCGTTTCTTATCATTCTATATTTGATAAATTGCCTCAGAAATTCGAAAGATCGTTCAGTGATAATAACTTGATTTTGGTTTATGCTCAAGATGATCGCAAAGAAACTTCAATGGATGCTTACGAAGATTTTACCGCAACACCATTGACAAAAGGTCTGGAAGCGATTGAGCAAATTGGTCGTGGCTTAGGCAATATTTTGAAGAAAAGTTAG